One Oculatellaceae cyanobacterium genomic region harbors:
- a CDS encoding FAD-dependent oxidoreductase has product MDSTTAVKQAETPTAHEILDVQQTNCCVVGGGPAGAVLALILARQGIPVTLLEAHKDFERDFRGDTIHPSVMEIMEQLGLADRLLELPHSKLHQLTINTENDSVTVADFSRLKTRYPYIMVTPQVKFLNFIIDEAKRYPNFQLITGANVQEIIEEDKVIKGVRYRGHGGWHEIRAVLTVGADGRHSRIRQLANLVPIETSPPMDVLWFRLPRKAEEAEGLSGRFGKGQIVVLLDRCEQWQIAYVIPKGRYQQLRTAGLETLRQSLVEVVPELSDRVEQLQDWSQVAFLSVESNRLPRWYRPGLLLIGDAAHVMSPVGGVGINYAIQDAVVAANIVSNDLKTGTVKISKLAAVQRHREIPTRVIQTFQSVVQQRIFARVLNSDPSFQLPAFLRIPILRDLPAKLIAFGMWKVHVNN; this is encoded by the coding sequence ATGGATAGTACTACGGCTGTAAAACAAGCTGAGACACCAACCGCTCATGAAATTTTGGATGTACAACAAACAAATTGCTGCGTTGTAGGTGGAGGCCCTGCTGGTGCTGTTTTAGCACTAATTTTGGCACGTCAAGGCATCCCAGTTACGCTACTGGAAGCCCACAAAGACTTTGAGCGCGACTTTCGGGGTGACACAATTCATCCCTCAGTCATGGAGATTATGGAGCAACTAGGATTAGCTGATCGACTCTTGGAGTTGCCCCATTCCAAGCTGCATCAATTGACTATTAATACAGAAAATGACTCAGTTACAGTAGCTGACTTCAGTCGCCTGAAAACTAGGTATCCCTACATCATGGTGACACCCCAAGTTAAATTTCTGAACTTTATTATCGACGAAGCAAAACGTTATCCTAACTTTCAGTTAATCACAGGGGCGAATGTACAAGAAATAATTGAGGAAGATAAAGTAATTAAGGGTGTGCGATATCGTGGACATGGTGGTTGGCATGAAATCAGGGCTGTTCTTACTGTTGGTGCGGATGGTCGTCACTCTCGCATACGTCAATTAGCTAACTTGGTGCCAATTGAAACATCACCACCAATGGATGTGCTATGGTTTCGCTTGCCTCGTAAAGCAGAGGAAGCTGAAGGTTTGAGCGGTCGGTTTGGTAAAGGTCAAATTGTAGTTCTGCTTGACCGTTGTGAACAATGGCAGATTGCCTATGTTATCCCCAAAGGTCGTTATCAACAGTTGCGGACTGCTGGTTTAGAGACGCTACGCCAGTCACTTGTGGAAGTTGTGCCAGAGTTGAGCGACAGGGTAGAACAACTGCAAGATTGGTCACAAGTTGCTTTTCTCTCAGTTGAGTCTAATCGTCTTCCTCGTTGGTATCGCCCTGGACTACTATTAATTGGTGACGCTGCCCATGTAATGTCACCAGTTGGCGGCGTGGGAATTAACTACGCTATTCAGGATGCAGTTGTAGCTGCAAATATTGTGAGTAATGATTTAAAAACTGGCACAGTTAAAATTAGTAAATTAGCTGCTGTACAGCGACATAGAGAAATACCCACGCGGGTTATTCAGACGTTTCAATCTGTAGTCCAGCAGCGCATATTTGCTCGTGTTCTTAATTCAGATCCGTCTTTTCAGCTACCAGCTTTTCTACGGATACCGATTTTGCGTGACTTACCAGCTAAATTAATTGCTTTTGGAATGTGGAAAGTCCATGTTAACAATTAA
- a CDS encoding tetratricopeptide repeat protein, with protein sequence MPKRIYLLSLLIILGLGGIPKPVLAQALLPYSLPLDAKELEQQGLNLAQDAVQLTRFQQYELAIQRANLATQLAPKSYQPWFLLGSLYIQSQKFDQAIEALQKARSLEPKEAGILFSLGSAKFQKGNYTSAVADLQAGLKIKPEVTEALFDLGNAYYKLNRFPEAIAEYQKAIKKEAKFWPGINNIGLVKYETGDINGAIQQWRQAVAIDSKAAEPLLAMAVAMYAKGDKEQALTLGETAIKLDSRYADLKFLRENLWGDRLISETQKFLAVPRIQATIAQSQDQPSQPRESEQ encoded by the coding sequence GTGCCTAAACGTATTTATTTATTGTCTCTGCTTATTATCCTTGGTTTAGGGGGCATTCCCAAGCCAGTGCTGGCGCAGGCTTTGCTGCCTTATAGTTTGCCACTAGATGCTAAAGAGCTAGAGCAGCAAGGCTTGAACTTGGCACAGGACGCAGTTCAGTTAACTCGCTTCCAGCAATATGAACTAGCTATCCAGAGAGCCAACTTAGCAACTCAACTGGCTCCAAAAAGCTATCAACCTTGGTTCTTACTCGGTAGCTTGTATATCCAATCGCAGAAATTTGACCAAGCAATTGAAGCTCTTCAAAAAGCTCGTAGCTTGGAACCTAAAGAAGCTGGAATTTTGTTTAGTTTAGGTTCAGCTAAGTTTCAAAAAGGTAATTATACCTCGGCCGTCGCAGATTTGCAAGCAGGTTTAAAAATTAAGCCAGAGGTGACAGAAGCGCTATTTGATTTGGGTAACGCTTACTACAAACTGAATCGTTTCCCAGAAGCGATCGCAGAATATCAAAAAGCAATTAAAAAAGAAGCAAAATTTTGGCCTGGGATTAACAACATTGGTTTAGTTAAGTATGAAACAGGCGATATCAATGGTGCGATCCAGCAATGGCGGCAGGCAGTAGCCATTGATAGTAAAGCGGCAGAACCATTACTGGCAATGGCGGTAGCAATGTATGCCAAAGGCGACAAAGAACAAGCGCTAACCTTGGGAGAAACCGCGATTAAGCTAGATAGTCGTTATGCTGATTTGAAATTTCTCAGAGAAAATTTGTGGGGCGATCGCTTAATTAGCGAAACTCAAAAATTCTTGGCAGTTCCGAGAATACAAGCGACTATTGCCCAAAGCCAAGACCAACCCTCACAACCACGAGAATCGGAACAGTGA
- a CDS encoding ATP-binding protein — protein MTVGLENIVNNLRATLGKMEVALGAIDEAIAWTDRDGKIQWSNRTFDSLVNRSRFQILGAKLCELFPLTKEGENIPTAVHPVNIALQGKLKGTSKYEFRQGSQLLILEISWASLKLQEQGTSAVLVIRDITARQHFEEELRLHREHLEQLVEERTTFLSEVNKQLQQEVIQRRQAENNLKESEQRFRQLAENIHEVFWLSDSQKFEILYVSPAYEEIWGRSCQSLYERPQSFIEAIHVDDQHHALNCFEKQKLGERTDVIYRIIKPDNSIRWIRDRSFPILNEHGQVYRVAGIAEDITEAKRVEEEINNTLQREKELNELKSSFISMTSHEFRTPLSTVLLSAEMLEHYTDKLSPDKKQKLFQQIGSGISRMIQLLDDVLSINKADAGKIEFNPVSLNLEDLCQELLAEMQLTAGDKHTIVFMMCGDCSNAVIDEALLRHILTNLLSNAIKYSPQGGKINFQLSCHNFEATFLIQDSGIGIPVEDQKRLFESFHRAKNVGNIKGTGLGLSIVKRMVDLHQGTITVESEVGVGTKFIVTVPLNANS, from the coding sequence ATGACAGTTGGTTTAGAAAATATAGTTAATAACCTGCGAGCGACCTTGGGAAAAATGGAGGTCGCACTGGGTGCTATTGATGAAGCGATCGCCTGGACTGATCGAGATGGGAAAATTCAATGGTCTAACAGAACCTTTGATAGCTTAGTAAATCGAAGTCGTTTCCAAATTCTTGGAGCCAAACTTTGTGAGCTATTTCCGTTAACCAAAGAAGGTGAAAATATCCCTACAGCAGTACATCCAGTAAATATTGCCCTCCAAGGCAAGCTTAAAGGTACAAGTAAGTACGAATTTCGCCAAGGATCTCAATTATTAATTTTGGAGATATCTTGGGCAAGCCTTAAACTCCAAGAACAAGGAACAAGCGCCGTCTTAGTGATTCGAGATATCACTGCTCGTCAGCACTTTGAAGAGGAGTTACGCTTGCACCGAGAACACCTAGAACAACTTGTAGAAGAAAGAACAACCTTTTTGAGTGAGGTCAATAAGCAATTACAACAAGAAGTCATTCAGCGTCGGCAAGCAGAAAATAATTTAAAAGAATCTGAGCAACGGTTTCGGCAACTAGCCGAAAATATCCACGAAGTATTTTGGTTATCAGATTCACAAAAATTTGAAATCCTCTACGTTAGTCCTGCTTACGAAGAAATCTGGGGGCGTAGTTGTCAGAGTTTATATGAACGACCCCAATCCTTTATTGAAGCTATTCATGTAGATGATCAACACCACGCGCTCAATTGTTTTGAAAAACAAAAGCTTGGCGAGCGCACTGACGTAATATATCGGATTATTAAGCCTGATAATTCAATTCGCTGGATTAGAGACCGGAGTTTTCCTATTCTAAATGAACATGGGCAAGTTTACCGTGTAGCTGGCATTGCCGAAGATATTACTGAAGCCAAGCGGGTAGAAGAAGAAATCAATAATACCTTGCAACGCGAAAAAGAACTAAATGAACTCAAATCGAGTTTCATTTCCATGACTTCCCATGAATTCCGCACTCCTCTTTCCACAGTGTTATTATCTGCTGAAATGTTGGAACATTACACAGATAAGTTGTCTCCAGACAAAAAACAAAAGCTGTTTCAGCAAATTGGTAGTGGAATTAGTAGAATGATTCAGCTACTTGATGATGTTCTTTCGATCAACAAAGCTGATGCTGGTAAAATAGAGTTTAATCCCGTTTCCCTCAATTTAGAAGATCTTTGCCAAGAATTACTAGCAGAGATGCAGCTTACGGCTGGCGATAAACACACAATTGTTTTTATGATGTGTGGGGATTGCAGCAATGCGGTGATTGACGAAGCACTGCTGCGACACATCCTAACCAATCTACTCTCAAATGCAATTAAATATTCTCCACAAGGAGGTAAAATTAATTTTCAACTCAGTTGTCATAATTTTGAGGCAACATTCCTAATCCAAGATTCCGGTATTGGTATTCCTGTAGAAGATCAAAAACGCTTATTCGAGTCATTCCATCGGGCTAAAAACGTTGGTAATATCAAGGGTACAGGCTTGGGCTTATCAATTGTCAAACGCATGGTAGATTTACACCAAGGTACAATTACAGTTGAGAGTGAAGTAGGTGTGGGAACAAAATTTATAGTTACTGTTCCCTTAAATGCCAATTCCTAA
- a CDS encoding ATP-binding cassette domain-containing protein, which translates to MAQVVIENVYKSFSSRKEEQVVTPVAEPLISPTDEAPLIAVDQSSPPASGTKVLRRINLAIADGEFMVLVGPSGCGKSTLLRVIAGLEDLTGGNIWVGDRLINDLPPKERDIAMVFQNYALYPHMTVYDNIAFGLRRMGRGEEEQESRTEESKKSLPLWAENLLVETTRSLPKGLRYTTPREKSIQQQVRHVAQLLQIETFLNRLPKQLSGGQRQRVALGRAIARNPQVFLMDEPLSNLDAKLRAETRAQIVKLQRQLGTTTIYVTHDQTEAMTMGDRIAVMNAGQIQQIATPLELYNRPANRFVAEFIGSPPMNFIPVQFKAPLVITHSPFRFTLPEIWEPILQKYDGKSLLLGIRPEHLSIGVPATKNLLVQVELVEALGNETYLAVRLTDVKTASNLQVRIPPDRPVRLGEELWLSLTPDKIHLFDIDTGLAIRP; encoded by the coding sequence GTGGCACAGGTTGTAATCGAAAACGTATATAAAAGCTTTTCATCTCGTAAAGAAGAGCAGGTTGTTACCCCAGTAGCAGAACCTTTAATTTCTCCTACGGATGAAGCGCCACTAATTGCAGTAGATCAATCTTCACCTCCGGCATCGGGTACAAAGGTTTTGCGAAGAATTAACCTGGCGATCGCAGATGGTGAATTTATGGTACTGGTTGGCCCTTCTGGTTGCGGTAAAAGTACGTTGCTGCGCGTAATTGCTGGACTTGAGGATTTAACTGGTGGCAATATCTGGGTTGGCGATCGCTTAATTAATGATTTACCACCCAAGGAAAGAGACATCGCTATGGTGTTTCAAAACTATGCCTTATATCCCCACATGACAGTGTATGACAACATTGCCTTTGGGCTGCGGCGTATGGGCAGGGGAGAAGAGGAGCAAGAAAGTAGGACAGAAGAAAGTAAGAAATCTTTACCTTTGTGGGCAGAGAATTTGTTAGTAGAAACAACGCGATCGCTTCCTAAAGGACTGCGTTACACGACTCCCAGGGAAAAATCTATTCAGCAGCAAGTGCGTCATGTTGCCCAATTATTACAAATTGAAACATTTTTAAACCGACTGCCAAAACAATTATCTGGGGGACAAAGACAGCGAGTTGCGCTGGGACGTGCGATCGCACGTAACCCCCAAGTATTTTTAATGGATGAACCTTTATCTAATTTAGATGCCAAGCTTCGCGCTGAAACTCGCGCTCAAATTGTTAAATTGCAACGGCAACTAGGTACAACTACTATTTACGTTACCCACGACCAAACCGAAGCAATGACAATGGGCGATCGTATCGCGGTGATGAACGCTGGTCAAATTCAGCAAATTGCGACACCTCTAGAACTCTATAACCGTCCTGCTAACCGCTTCGTTGCTGAATTTATTGGCTCACCACCAATGAATTTTATTCCTGTTCAGTTTAAAGCACCTTTAGTAATTACTCATTCCCCATTTCGCTTCACGCTGCCAGAAATTTGGGAGCCAATATTGCAAAAATATGATGGAAAATCTTTGCTATTAGGTATTCGACCAGAACACCTCAGCATTGGTGTTCCTGCTACTAAAAATCTCTTAGTACAAGTTGAATTAGTAGAAGCTTTGGGCAACGAAACTTATTTAGCTGTTCGCTTAACTGATGTCAAAACTGCATCTAACCTACAGGTAAGAATCCCACCAGATCGACCTGTCAGGCTTGGTGAGGAACTTTGGTTATCACTAACACCAGATAAAATTCATTTATTTGATATAGATACTGGTCTAGCAATACGACCTTAA
- a CDS encoding response regulator: MKTVLIVEDDPINARVFAKILIKRGGLEVKHTEDVAEVIQLAQSGKADLILMDVSLANSVYQGQAVDGIKISQMLKSDPQTAHLPILLVTAHAMEGDRENFLGSSGANGYISKPVIDHQQFVDQVKALLRSGRGEGERREE, from the coding sequence ATGAAAACGGTTCTAATTGTAGAAGATGATCCGATTAATGCTCGCGTTTTTGCCAAAATTTTGATTAAGCGGGGCGGTTTGGAAGTAAAGCATACTGAAGATGTTGCAGAGGTAATACAGCTTGCCCAGTCCGGGAAAGCTGATCTAATTTTGATGGATGTTTCCTTAGCTAACAGTGTTTACCAAGGTCAAGCTGTTGATGGAATTAAAATTTCCCAAATGCTCAAGTCTGATCCACAAACGGCTCATTTGCCAATTCTGTTGGTGACAGCACACGCGATGGAGGGCGATCGCGAAAACTTTCTTGGATCTAGTGGCGCGAATGGTTACATTTCTAAACCAGTCATTGATCATCAACAATTTGTCGATCAAGTCAAGGCGCTACTTAGGTCAGGGAGGGGGGAGGGAGAGAGGAGGGAGGAGTGA
- a CDS encoding Rieske 2Fe-2S domain-containing protein, which yields MLAEKRIEATQSHQLLAGGNDPTRFDCKEAWYPVYYIEDLDKSKLSKFTLLGQDLVIWWDKQGNCWRALADQCPHRLAPLSEGRIAEDGLLECPYHGWAFTGEGKCDRIPQQQAESQAHESQRACVASLPTVTRQGLLFVYPGEPENAFKVKVPIIEPIEESPDEWICLNTFRDLPYDALTLLENVLDASHVPFTHHRSVGNRTNAAPVELEVVESDKQGFQGIWEEGPRKGTLGKQFTTFIAPALMWHDLTSKQFGRTLTVVYATPIRKGECRIFARFPFKFSSKLPGLFLKITPRWYSHLGQNNVLEDDQIFLHYQERYLAAKGGGANFAKAFYLPTRADTFVTALRKWVNQYQADPFPGETFSPPLSTEVLLDRYHSHTIKCASCSQALRNIKRLRWGIGLVGAIALTMLPLFNSAFGQPTMLVTIASVIIPLSLGSAWLWLGNLERQFEQGREVPLRNLPENTK from the coding sequence ATGCTGGCTGAAAAGCGGATCGAAGCAACACAATCTCATCAGCTTCTAGCTGGTGGAAATGACCCTACTCGTTTTGACTGCAAAGAAGCTTGGTATCCTGTCTACTACATTGAGGATCTCGACAAATCAAAGCTGAGTAAGTTCACACTACTAGGTCAGGATTTAGTAATTTGGTGGGACAAACAAGGAAATTGTTGGCGGGCGTTGGCAGATCAGTGTCCTCATCGACTAGCACCACTTTCGGAAGGCAGAATTGCTGAGGATGGGTTGCTGGAATGCCCTTATCATGGTTGGGCATTTACTGGAGAGGGTAAGTGCGATCGCATTCCTCAACAGCAAGCAGAAAGCCAAGCTCACGAATCACAACGAGCCTGTGTAGCGTCGCTACCTACAGTCACACGCCAAGGATTACTGTTTGTTTATCCTGGTGAGCCGGAAAACGCCTTTAAGGTCAAAGTTCCGATTATTGAACCCATAGAGGAGTCCCCAGATGAGTGGATTTGCCTCAATACCTTTCGGGATCTACCCTATGATGCCCTAACTTTATTGGAAAATGTGCTTGATGCTAGTCACGTTCCCTTTACTCATCACCGTTCCGTTGGTAATCGCACTAATGCTGCTCCGGTAGAATTGGAAGTTGTGGAATCAGACAAACAAGGTTTTCAAGGCATTTGGGAAGAAGGCCCCCGTAAAGGTACGCTGGGAAAACAATTCACAACTTTTATTGCCCCAGCTTTAATGTGGCATGACCTAACATCGAAACAATTTGGCAGAACTTTAACTGTTGTTTACGCAACTCCTATTCGCAAGGGAGAATGTCGTATATTTGCACGGTTTCCATTTAAATTTTCCTCAAAATTGCCTGGTTTATTCCTGAAAATTACCCCACGCTGGTACTCCCATCTGGGACAGAATAACGTTTTGGAAGATGATCAAATCTTCCTGCACTACCAAGAGCGTTATCTGGCAGCTAAGGGTGGCGGTGCTAACTTTGCTAAAGCATTTTATTTGCCAACTCGTGCGGATACTTTCGTAACCGCGTTGCGTAAGTGGGTGAACCAGTACCAAGCTGATCCATTTCCAGGGGAAACATTCTCGCCACCTCTATCTACAGAGGTTTTACTTGATCGTTATCACTCCCACACGATCAAATGTGCTAGTTGCAGTCAGGCACTTAGGAATATTAAACGACTTCGGTGGGGGATAGGGCTTGTCGGTGCGATCGCACTGACTATGCTACCTTTGTTTAACTCGGCTTTTGGGCAACCGACGATGCTCGTTACAATTGCCTCGGTGATTATTCCTTTAAGCTTAGGCTCTGCATGGCTATGGCTGGGAAATTTAGAGCGGCAGTTTGAGCAGGGACGGGAAGTGCCGCTGCGAAATCTGCCAGAAAATACAAAGTAA
- a CDS encoding alpha/beta hydrolase has translation MTNKPKFMFASFLPALVEQLTEPTSIALAQSIQREAIATSLSLTPIPTTYIRQGTGGTPIVLLHGFDSSLFEFRRLLPLLATDNETWALDLLGFGFTERLAGIPFSPTAIKTHLYYFWKTLIQQPVILVGASMGGAAAIDFTLTYPEAVKKLVLIDSAGFKGGSALSKFLFPPLGYLATSFLRSPKVRKKVSETAYHDQSFVSLDAQICAALHLEMSNWNQALIAFTKSGGYSSFANKLAHISQDTMILWGERDRILGIADADKFQQAIPNSELVWIKDCGHVPHLEKPQVTVQHIMQFAN, from the coding sequence ATGACCAATAAACCAAAATTCATGTTTGCTAGTTTTTTGCCTGCTTTAGTTGAACAGCTTACAGAACCTACTTCTATTGCTCTTGCACAAAGTATTCAACGTGAAGCGATCGCCACTTCCTTAAGCCTCACACCCATTCCCACTACATATATCCGTCAGGGGACTGGCGGAACGCCTATCGTGTTACTACACGGCTTTGATAGCTCTCTGTTTGAGTTCCGTCGCCTCCTACCTTTGCTTGCTACCGACAACGAAACATGGGCATTAGATTTACTCGGTTTTGGATTTACCGAAAGACTCGCAGGTATTCCATTTAGCCCTACAGCTATTAAGACCCATCTCTACTATTTCTGGAAAACCTTAATTCAGCAGCCTGTAATTTTAGTAGGTGCTTCGATGGGAGGTGCAGCAGCAATTGATTTTACCCTAACTTATCCAGAGGCAGTTAAAAAGCTAGTATTGATTGATAGCGCAGGTTTTAAAGGAGGTTCAGCTTTAAGTAAATTTCTATTTCCACCTTTAGGATACTTAGCTACTTCATTTTTACGCAGCCCTAAAGTTAGAAAAAAAGTGAGCGAAACCGCTTATCACGATCAAAGCTTTGTTTCCTTAGACGCACAGATTTGTGCAGCACTCCACTTAGAAATGTCTAATTGGAATCAAGCTTTAATTGCTTTTACTAAAAGTGGTGGTTATAGCTCTTTTGCCAACAAGTTAGCACACATTTCACAAGATACAATGATTTTGTGGGGAGAACGCGATCGCATCTTAGGTATTGCAGACGCAGATAAGTTTCAGCAAGCTATACCCAATTCTGAATTAGTTTGGATTAAAGATTGTGGTCATGTTCCTCATTTAGAAAAACCACAAGTTACTGTCCAACATATTATGCAATTCGCTAACTAA
- a CDS encoding DNA topoisomerase (ATP-hydrolyzing) gives MAKQLNLLAGGQIISTPLHTEMQRSYLEYAMSVIVGRALPDVRDGLKPVHRRIIYAMHELGLTPDRPYRKCARVVGDVLGKYHPHGDQAVYDALVRMVQDFSSRYPLLAGHGNFGSVDNDPAAAMRYTETRLSPISHEGLLSEIGEATVDFIGNFDNSQQEPTVLPAQLPVLLLNGSSGIAVGMATNIPPHNLGEVVDGLVALIDKPDLSDEKLWEIIPGPDFPTGGEILGLEGIREAYTTGRGSIPLRGVANIDDGESESSPTTTKSKRSRQRRIPIVVTELPFQVNKAAWIEKVAELVNHGKIEGIADLRDESDREGMRVVIEIKRDTNPHTVLDQLYKQTALQSNFGAILLALVDGQPRQLTLRQMLQEFLNFREQTLTKQYNYELEQAQKRVHLVEGLLTALSQLDGIIDLLRNAPDGSTAKVTLQSQFNFSDTQTDAILSMPMRRLTGLERKNLQAEFDELTKRIELLKRLLSDRQELLKNLKKDLRAIKRKYADRRRTKIIVNHQKPPVSTAKTQQLEVSSDLTPKRRKSSATTKAPKIDDSSAQLQIINTEPPETEVVLEFTQKGYVRRLPKNGGKAATAKASNDFVTNTKIIGSQAELVVLTSSGKAYPVRVRDIPPTSSSSRGTPLITLLPAASESIVKHFFLSDAPAAANLVLVTQKGQIKRLQASDLTNLTNRGLTLIKLKEDDQLSFVNFTKEREQVVLATSGGRLLRFLVNDQQLPVMGRTAQGLQALRLGRAEHLVSAMSVSINDNLLLVSQLGYGKRLPINALRLANRADIGTQSLQFTSKQDALAGVILVQPASEVVLITSTQRYLRLNAEEVPFWGKDGTGDRIIQLNSDEKIISLAISNDQ, from the coding sequence ATGGCAAAACAACTGAACCTGCTAGCAGGCGGTCAGATTATCTCCACACCACTGCATACAGAGATGCAACGGTCTTATCTTGAATATGCCATGAGTGTGATTGTTGGGAGAGCTTTACCTGATGTCCGCGATGGCTTAAAACCAGTGCATCGGCGCATTATCTATGCAATGCACGAACTCGGTTTAACTCCAGATCGACCTTATCGCAAGTGCGCCCGTGTAGTCGGGGACGTATTAGGTAAATATCATCCCCACGGCGATCAGGCAGTTTATGATGCCTTAGTGCGGATGGTGCAAGACTTCTCTAGTCGTTATCCATTACTTGCTGGTCATGGCAACTTTGGTTCAGTGGATAATGACCCAGCAGCAGCCATGCGCTACACTGAAACCCGCCTTTCCCCGATTAGTCATGAAGGGTTGCTGAGTGAAATTGGTGAAGCAACGGTTGATTTTATCGGCAATTTCGATAACTCTCAACAAGAACCAACCGTACTACCAGCACAACTGCCAGTATTACTACTCAACGGTTCGTCGGGTATCGCTGTTGGTATGGCAACCAATATTCCCCCACATAATTTGGGTGAAGTAGTAGATGGTTTAGTTGCCTTAATTGATAAACCCGATCTTTCTGATGAGAAGTTATGGGAAATAATTCCAGGGCCAGATTTCCCCACAGGTGGAGAAATTTTGGGACTTGAAGGAATTAGAGAAGCTTACACGACTGGGCGTGGTAGTATCCCGTTGCGGGGAGTTGCTAATATTGATGATGGCGAATCAGAATCTAGCCCTACCACTACTAAGTCGAAAAGATCCCGTCAGCGACGGATACCAATTGTGGTGACAGAGTTGCCTTTCCAAGTAAATAAGGCAGCTTGGATTGAAAAGGTAGCAGAACTGGTAAATCATGGCAAAATCGAGGGAATTGCCGATCTGCGAGATGAAAGCGATCGCGAAGGAATGCGCGTAGTAATAGAAATTAAACGCGATACTAATCCTCATACAGTTCTCGACCAACTTTATAAGCAAACAGCACTACAAAGTAACTTTGGAGCGATTTTACTAGCATTAGTTGATGGACAACCTCGCCAGTTAACTCTGCGGCAGATGTTGCAGGAGTTTCTGAATTTCCGCGAACAAACTCTGACTAAACAATATAATTATGAATTAGAGCAAGCTCAAAAGCGTGTGCATTTAGTAGAAGGATTGCTCACAGCATTAAGTCAGTTAGATGGCATAATTGATCTGCTCAGAAATGCTCCTGATGGTAGTACTGCTAAAGTTACATTACAAAGCCAGTTTAATTTTAGTGATACTCAAACAGACGCAATTTTATCAATGCCGATGCGCCGTCTGACGGGTTTAGAAAGGAAGAACTTACAAGCAGAGTTTGATGAACTAACTAAGCGAATTGAATTGTTGAAGCGGTTATTGAGCGATCGCCAAGAGTTATTAAAAAATCTCAAAAAAGATTTAAGAGCAATAAAACGTAAATATGCCGATCGCCGCCGTACTAAAATTATTGTTAATCATCAAAAACCGCCAGTTAGCACAGCAAAAACTCAGCAATTAGAAGTTAGCAGCGATTTAACCCCCAAGCGTCGTAAATCATCTGCTACTACTAAAGCGCCAAAAATTGATGACTCGTCTGCACAACTACAAATTATTAATACTGAACCGCCAGAAACAGAAGTGGTTTTGGAATTTACCCAAAAGGGATATGTGCGACGACTGCCCAAAAATGGTGGTAAAGCTGCTACAGCAAAAGCCAGTAATGATTTTGTAACTAATACTAAGATAATTGGGTCACAAGCAGAGTTAGTAGTACTAACTAGCAGTGGGAAAGCTTACCCAGTCAGAGTGCGCGACATTCCCCCAACCTCTAGTAGTTCACGGGGAACACCACTAATTACCTTGTTGCCAGCAGCCTCAGAAAGTATAGTAAAACATTTTTTCCTCTCAGATGCACCAGCAGCCGCTAACTTAGTTTTAGTGACTCAAAAAGGGCAAATTAAGCGTCTACAAGCTTCTGATCTAACTAATCTAACTAATCGTGGTTTAACGCTGATAAAACTTAAGGAAGATGATCAATTATCCTTTGTTAACTTTACAAAAGAACGTGAGCAGGTAGTATTAGCAACTTCTGGTGGCAGACTACTGCGGTTTTTAGTTAACGATCAACAATTGCCTGTGATGGGACGCACAGCCCAAGGTTTACAAGCATTACGTCTTGGGCGGGCAGAACATTTAGTTAGTGCGATGAGTGTCAGTATAAATGACAACTTGTTACTGGTTTCTCAACTAGGATATGGTAAACGTCTACCGATAAACGCTTTAAGACTGGCAAATCGTGCAGATATTGGGACTCAATCGCTTCAGTTTACGAGTAAGCAAGATGCTCTAGCTGGAGTAATATTAGTGCAGCCAGCATCGGAAGTGGTATTAATAACCAGTACACAGCGTTATTTGCGCTTGAATGCCGAGGAAGTACCGTTCTGGGGTAAAGATGGCACAGGCGATCGCATTATTCAACTAAATTCAGATGAAAAAATAATTTCTTTAGCAATTAGCAATGACCAGTAA